In the Gymnodinialimonas sp. 202GB13-11 genome, one interval contains:
- the tolR gene encoding protein TolR — translation MGASVQTGGGQRRRRGRGRRSARPMSEINVTPFVDVMLCLLIIFMVAAPLMTVGVPIDLPDTSAEALPSEEEEPLTVTLAADGRVMLQTTEVTREEIIPRLQAIAAERDSPRIFVRADGGIPYEDVMQVMGALNAAGFREIGLVTDAGGPTLDGGE, via the coding sequence ATGGGGGCCTCCGTCCAGACGGGCGGCGGTCAACGTCGCCGCAGGGGCAGGGGCCGCCGAAGCGCACGCCCGATGTCCGAGATCAACGTCACGCCCTTCGTGGACGTGATGTTGTGCCTTTTGATTATCTTTATGGTGGCCGCACCCTTGATGACTGTGGGCGTTCCTATCGACTTGCCAGATACTTCTGCTGAGGCATTGCCAAGCGAAGAGGAAGAGCCACTGACCGTGACCCTCGCCGCCGATGGGCGCGTGATGCTGCAGACCACGGAAGTGACGCGGGAAGAGATCATCCCACGCCTGCAAGCGATTGCTGCTGAGCGCGACAGCCCGCGCATCTTTGTGCGCGCCGATGGTGGCATTCCTTATGAAGATGTCATGCAGGTGATGGGCGCGCTGAATGCGGCGGGCTTCCGTGAGATTGGTCTCGTGACCGATGCCGGTGGCCCGACCCTGGACGGCGGGGAGTGA
- the tolQ gene encoding protein TolQ: METETLAMATEADFTLVALFFRASFIVQLVMVALIVASVWVWAIAFTKFAMFRRARSNAAGFDAAFWSGEPLDELYDQVADAPGSASERVFVAGMTEWRRSLRDDGALIPGVQQRVDRSMDVAIARESQRMTNGLNFLATTGATAPFVGLFGTVWGIMRSFQEIAISGQTSLAVVAPGIAEALLATGLGLLAAIPAVILYNKLSSDADEIVATFEGFADEFSTLLSRQLD; encoded by the coding sequence ATGGAAACAGAGACGCTCGCTATGGCGACCGAGGCGGATTTCACCCTCGTCGCCCTTTTCTTCCGTGCAAGTTTCATCGTTCAACTCGTGATGGTGGCGCTGATTGTCGCCTCCGTCTGGGTTTGGGCAATCGCTTTCACGAAATTCGCCATGTTCCGCCGCGCGCGCAGCAATGCGGCAGGCTTCGACGCGGCCTTCTGGTCGGGTGAGCCGCTCGATGAGCTTTACGATCAGGTGGCCGACGCGCCGGGTTCGGCGTCTGAGCGGGTCTTTGTGGCCGGCATGACCGAATGGCGGCGCAGCTTGCGCGATGACGGGGCGTTGATCCCCGGTGTGCAGCAGCGCGTGGATCGGTCGATGGATGTGGCCATTGCGCGCGAAAGCCAGCGCATGACCAACGGGCTGAACTTTCTGGCCACGACCGGCGCGACGGCCCCGTTTGTGGGTCTGTTCGGCACGGTCTGGGGCATCATGCGGTCGTTCCAAGAGATTGCGATTTCCGGGCAGACCTCGCTTGCCGTTGTGGCCCCCGGTATTGCCGAGGCCCTTTTGGCCACGGGCCTAGGCCTGCTGGCGGCTATCCCGGCGGTGATCCTGTACAACAAGCTTTCCAGTGATGCGGATGAGATTGTGGCGACCTTCGAAGGGTTCGCTGACGAATTCTCCACCCTTCTCAGCAGGCAGCTCGACTGA
- the ybgC gene encoding tol-pal system-associated acyl-CoA thioesterase: MIHHWPLRVYYEDVDLAAIVYYANYLKYLERGRSEMVRAAGISQLDMKAAGLVFAVRRVEADYLKPAHYDDELVVETRLDTLKGASFDMPQRILRGDEVLMEARIKVVILNEQGRAARLPADIRAKVTAIAASDGP, from the coding sequence ATGATCCATCACTGGCCTCTCCGCGTGTACTATGAAGACGTCGATCTTGCGGCGATCGTCTACTACGCGAATTACCTGAAATACCTCGAACGTGGCCGGTCCGAGATGGTCCGCGCCGCCGGGATCAGCCAGCTCGACATGAAGGCAGCGGGGCTGGTTTTCGCGGTCCGCCGGGTGGAGGCCGATTACCTCAAACCTGCCCATTATGACGACGAACTGGTGGTTGAAACACGCCTCGATACCCTCAAAGGGGCCTCATTCGACATGCCACAGCGCATTTTGCGGGGCGATGAGGTGCTGATGGAAGCCCGGATCAAGGTCGTTATCCTTAACGAACAGGGGCGTGCGGCCCGTCTTCCGGCGGATATTCGCGCAAAAGTCACAGCAATCGCGGCAAGTGATGGCCCGTGA